The Gordonia sp. KTR9 genome contains a region encoding:
- a CDS encoding enoyl-CoA hydratase, with the protein MTEHQTIVVETSGRVGIITLNRPKALNALNTELMNEVVGAVKEFDVDQGIGAIVITGSEKAFAAGADIKEMSSKSYADVVNEQFFGAWDELSRARTPIIAAVTGYALGGGCELAMLCDTIIAGDNAVFGQPEINLGVIPGIGGSQRLTRAVGKAKAMDMVLTGRQMKVDEAERLGLVSRVVPKEDCRAAAIEVAEVIASKSLIAAAAAKDAVNRAFESSLVEGVRAERALFYSTFATDDQTEGMAAFVEKRDPNFTHR; encoded by the coding sequence GTGACCGAACACCAGACCATCGTCGTCGAGACCAGCGGCCGGGTGGGCATCATCACCCTCAACCGCCCGAAAGCGCTGAACGCGCTCAACACCGAGTTGATGAACGAAGTGGTCGGCGCCGTCAAGGAGTTCGACGTCGACCAGGGGATCGGCGCCATCGTGATCACCGGTTCGGAGAAGGCGTTCGCCGCGGGCGCCGACATCAAGGAGATGTCATCGAAGTCCTACGCGGATGTGGTGAACGAGCAGTTCTTCGGCGCCTGGGATGAGCTGTCGCGGGCGCGTACGCCGATCATCGCCGCGGTGACCGGCTACGCCCTCGGCGGCGGCTGCGAACTCGCGATGCTGTGCGACACCATCATCGCCGGCGACAACGCCGTCTTCGGTCAGCCCGAGATCAACCTCGGCGTCATCCCCGGCATCGGTGGTTCGCAGCGCCTCACCCGCGCCGTCGGCAAGGCCAAGGCGATGGACATGGTGCTCACCGGCCGGCAGATGAAGGTCGACGAGGCCGAGCGTCTGGGCCTGGTCTCGCGGGTGGTGCCCAAGGAGGATTGCCGCGCCGCCGCGATCGAGGTCGCCGAGGTCATCGCCTCGAAGTCGCTGATCGCCGCCGCGGCCGCCAAGGACGCGGTCAACCGTGCCTTCGAGTCGAGCCTGGTGGAGGGTGTCCGCGCCGAGCGCGCGCTGTTCTACTCGACGTTCGCGACCGACGACCAGACCGAGGGTATGGCCGCCTTCGTCGAGAAGCGGGACCCGAACTTCACCCACCGCTGA
- a CDS encoding enoyl-CoA hydratase/isomerase family protein → MQPSEEPVGVERSSSVSEPSVLTEKNGSARSLVLNRPKSINAIDHEMVGSMAEHLEAWAADDAVEAVVLSGAGERGLCAGGDIVAIHRDAAALSGNPASTDTEAEQSPSAKFWFDEYRLNALISGYPKTYVAIMDGIVMGGGVGVSAHGDVRVVTERTKLAMPEVGIGFVPDVGGTHLLSRVPDGLGTYAGLTAGHLRGADALAMGLADHFVPSESLPAFLAAIGESGVEAALSAHAVDAPASELAEHREWIAEAFAADSVPEIIERCRAVGSPFADKTADAIAAKSPTALAVTLRSLREAAGDATLEDSLVREFRVSVRCLLHPDMAEGIRAQVIDKDRNPKWAAFSEDAVDAFFAPLPGDLTFPTV, encoded by the coding sequence ATGCAACCATCTGAGGAGCCTGTCGGTGTGGAGAGGAGTTCGTCCGTGTCGGAACCATCGGTCTTGACGGAGAAGAACGGGTCGGCGCGGTCGCTGGTCCTGAACCGTCCGAAGTCCATCAACGCGATCGATCACGAGATGGTCGGCTCGATGGCCGAGCACCTCGAGGCCTGGGCGGCCGATGACGCGGTCGAGGCCGTCGTGCTCTCGGGAGCCGGCGAGCGTGGGCTCTGCGCCGGTGGTGACATCGTCGCCATCCATCGCGATGCGGCCGCGCTGAGCGGGAATCCGGCGTCGACCGACACCGAGGCCGAGCAGTCGCCGTCGGCGAAGTTCTGGTTCGACGAGTACCGGCTGAATGCGCTGATCTCGGGCTATCCCAAGACGTACGTCGCCATCATGGACGGCATCGTGATGGGCGGCGGTGTCGGGGTGTCCGCGCACGGCGACGTCCGCGTCGTCACCGAGCGCACGAAGCTCGCGATGCCCGAGGTGGGCATCGGGTTCGTGCCCGATGTCGGTGGCACACATCTTCTCTCACGCGTTCCGGACGGACTCGGAACCTATGCCGGTCTCACCGCCGGCCACCTGCGCGGCGCCGATGCCCTCGCGATGGGTCTGGCCGATCATTTCGTGCCATCGGAGTCGCTGCCGGCGTTCCTCGCCGCGATCGGCGAGTCGGGAGTCGAGGCGGCGCTGTCCGCGCACGCCGTCGACGCGCCGGCCTCCGAACTCGCCGAACACCGTGAGTGGATCGCGGAAGCGTTTGCGGCCGACTCTGTCCCGGAGATCATCGAACGATGCCGCGCGGTGGGTTCGCCGTTCGCCGACAAGACCGCCGACGCGATCGCCGCGAAGAGCCCGACCGCGCTGGCGGTCACGCTGCGGTCGCTGCGCGAGGCGGCCGGTGATGCGACCCTCGAGGACTCGCTCGTGCGCGAATTCCGCGTCTCGGTGCGCTGCCTGCTGCATCCTGACATGGCCGAGGGGATCCGAGCTCAGGTCATCGACAAGGACCGCAACCCGAAGTGGGCTGCGTTCTCCGAGGACGCCGTGGACGCGTTCTTCGCGCCGCTGCCGGGCGACCTCACGTTCCCGACCGTCTGA
- a CDS encoding siderophore-interacting protein, with translation MGYSRARVVDVADLTPNLRRIVFDVTDLPGLGLPGGADEAVGIYFPHEPERVTPDMECRDGTWAYYDIEPAPDGRNYSIRSVDHSAGTMVVDFVIHAAGPATLWAQRAEAGHDVVMTHARSWYAPPAGVERLVLAADLAGLPALARILDELPSTDGVTAVVEVPAPTELSYLPERDVELITLAGGNSRTPSRLADTVCGLDLPTSGAYCWFAGEAAESRAVRKHLRGDLRWDRRSYDVIGYWRVDAERWTRAYAEHGAELFAVYREALADGKSEKQASEEFDEALERAGL, from the coding sequence ATGGGCTATTCCAGAGCACGCGTTGTCGACGTCGCCGACCTGACGCCCAATCTGCGTCGCATCGTCTTCGACGTGACCGATCTGCCAGGACTCGGCCTGCCGGGCGGCGCCGACGAAGCCGTGGGCATCTACTTCCCACACGAACCCGAGCGTGTCACACCGGATATGGAATGTCGCGACGGCACGTGGGCCTACTACGACATCGAGCCGGCCCCCGATGGCCGGAACTACTCGATCCGTTCGGTCGACCACTCCGCCGGCACGATGGTCGTCGACTTCGTCATCCACGCCGCCGGACCCGCGACGCTGTGGGCGCAGCGCGCCGAAGCAGGGCACGACGTGGTGATGACGCACGCCCGGAGCTGGTACGCACCACCCGCCGGCGTCGAGCGCCTGGTCCTCGCCGCCGACCTCGCCGGACTCCCCGCCCTGGCCCGGATCCTCGACGAACTGCCCTCGACCGACGGGGTCACCGCCGTGGTCGAGGTGCCCGCTCCGACCGAACTGTCGTACCTGCCCGAGCGCGACGTCGAGCTGATCACCCTCGCGGGCGGGAACTCCCGCACCCCGAGCCGGCTCGCCGACACCGTCTGCGGCCTCGACCTGCCGACCTCAGGCGCCTACTGCTGGTTCGCCGGTGAGGCCGCGGAGTCGCGCGCGGTGCGCAAGCACCTACGCGGGGACCTTCGCTGGGACCGCCGGTCCTACGACGTCATCGGCTACTGGCGTGTCGACGCCGAACGCTGGACGCGGGCCTACGCCGAACACGGCGCCGAACTGTTCGCCGTCTACCGCGAGGCGCTCGCCGACGGCAAGAGCGAGAAGCAGGCCTCAGAGGAATTCGACGAAGCGCTCGAACGGGCGGGACTGTGA
- a CDS encoding DoxX family protein, with protein MARLFTTPRPTSNHTAAQLLLRAAIGGTMIAHGVKHARSLAGTAGWFGSIGFKQPKLQAQASAVVEIGSGAAVVAGAGTPLASAAIVGTMAVAARSVHQPNGFFITSEGWEYVANLSVAAIALAAIGPGRFSVDRALGIDTKLTSGQAAAVAAGVGLTAAGAQLALFHRPQ; from the coding sequence GTGGCGCGCCTGTTCACAACCCCGCGACCGACCTCGAATCACACTGCCGCACAGCTGCTCCTGCGCGCTGCAATCGGCGGGACGATGATCGCCCACGGGGTCAAACACGCTCGCAGCCTGGCCGGAACCGCCGGATGGTTCGGTTCGATCGGGTTCAAGCAGCCCAAACTGCAGGCCCAGGCCTCGGCCGTCGTCGAGATCGGTTCGGGTGCCGCCGTCGTCGCGGGTGCGGGCACTCCCCTCGCCTCGGCCGCCATCGTCGGCACGATGGCGGTCGCCGCCCGCTCGGTGCACCAGCCCAACGGATTCTTCATCACGTCGGAGGGGTGGGAATACGTCGCCAACCTGTCGGTTGCGGCCATCGCCCTCGCGGCCATCGGTCCGGGACGTTTCAGTGTGGATCGTGCACTCGGCATCGACACCAAACTGACGTCGGGACAAGCGGCTGCGGTGGCGGCCGGAGTCGGGCTGACCGCGGCCGGGGCGCAACTCGCGCTCTTCCACCGGCCTCAGTAG
- a CDS encoding SDR family oxidoreductase: MTVGGTYAVTGSASGMGAAVARSLRAEGHTVIGVDRRDADVVADLSTPEGRHTAAAEVMTRAGGTLDGAVLAAGMGPAKGRERTIVEVNVLGVTELLTAWRPALAAVDNAKVVVFGSNSTTVTPLVPGGAVRRLVDGDAEGATRVIRRRRGVTGPVAYASSKIAVTHWCRLHGTAPEWAGEGIRINVIALGPVMTPLLQAQLDGPQADSVRSFPVPVREFGTPEQLAAWVMLMLSPAADFMAGAVITVDGGTEALMRARSWPRPLPVQGIPKLLWAMYRAPKKGQIARYREAAADDGRPAASSDGVVY; this comes from the coding sequence GTGACCGTGGGCGGGACATACGCGGTGACCGGATCGGCGTCGGGCATGGGGGCGGCGGTGGCGCGGTCGCTGCGGGCCGAGGGTCACACGGTCATCGGGGTCGACCGGCGCGACGCGGATGTCGTCGCCGACCTGTCGACGCCGGAGGGTCGCCACACGGCGGCGGCAGAGGTCATGACCAGGGCGGGCGGCACGCTCGACGGTGCGGTCCTGGCCGCTGGGATGGGCCCGGCCAAGGGGCGCGAGCGGACTATCGTCGAAGTCAACGTCCTCGGTGTCACGGAGCTGCTGACTGCGTGGCGCCCGGCACTCGCCGCCGTCGACAACGCGAAAGTCGTTGTCTTCGGCTCGAATTCGACGACGGTCACGCCGCTGGTGCCGGGTGGTGCGGTGCGCAGGCTGGTCGACGGTGACGCCGAGGGGGCCACCCGCGTGATCCGCCGCCGACGGGGTGTCACCGGGCCGGTCGCCTACGCGTCGTCGAAGATCGCGGTGACCCACTGGTGCCGACTGCACGGAACCGCACCCGAGTGGGCGGGAGAGGGAATCCGGATCAACGTCATCGCACTCGGACCGGTGATGACCCCACTGCTGCAAGCCCAGCTCGACGGCCCGCAGGCCGACAGCGTGAGATCCTTCCCGGTCCCGGTGCGCGAGTTCGGGACGCCGGAGCAGCTCGCCGCGTGGGTGATGCTCATGCTGTCGCCCGCGGCCGACTTCATGGCGGGCGCGGTCATCACCGTCGACGGCGGCACCGAGGCCCTGATGCGGGCCCGGTCCTGGCCGAGGCCGCTTCCGGTCCAGGGGATCCCGAAGCTGCTGTGGGCGATGTATCGCGCCCCCAAGAAGGGCCAGATCGCCCGGTACCGGGAAGCCGCCGCGGACGACGGGCGTCCGGCGGCGTCCTCGGATGGAGTCGTCTACTGA
- a CDS encoding MarR family winged helix-turn-helix transcriptional regulator, with protein sequence MSEDHAPWQSAVHRDLAQELLRMSGRRSLVHPAAGLERSAFAILWVLSDGRPRTLRELTAELGLEQSTVNRQVNAAIKHGYVERFEVENSLSKLIRPTEEGSKAFRRDGLLRAQRLEQVFADLDPGTPQALLHELRAFNDAYERTQHRHGTTDSVDPYKKGLG encoded by the coding sequence ATGTCGGAGGATCATGCGCCGTGGCAGTCGGCGGTGCATCGTGATCTGGCGCAAGAGCTGCTGCGGATGTCAGGGCGTCGCAGCCTCGTCCATCCGGCCGCCGGACTGGAACGATCGGCGTTCGCCATCCTGTGGGTGCTCTCCGATGGCAGGCCTCGCACTCTGAGAGAGCTCACCGCCGAGCTCGGCCTCGAGCAGTCGACCGTCAACCGCCAGGTCAACGCGGCCATCAAACACGGTTACGTCGAGCGCTTCGAGGTCGAGAACTCGCTGTCGAAGCTGATCCGCCCCACCGAGGAGGGCAGCAAGGCCTTCCGGCGGGACGGGCTGCTGCGCGCCCAACGGCTCGAGCAGGTCTTCGCCGACCTCGATCCGGGCACGCCGCAGGCTCTCCTGCACGAACTACGGGCCTTCAACGACGCCTACGAACGCACCCAGCACCGGCACGGCACCACCGACAGCGTCGACCCCTACAAGAAGGGTCTGGGGTGA
- a CDS encoding MFS transporter — protein MSRVRGATPGLTRDAAEAVDKAPAGAVGSVVVLCFGGLVASLMQTLIIPIQPDLPRLLGTSIGNASWIITATLLAAAVAMPIAGRLGDMFGKQRVLFVSAVLLTLGSLICALGDTLVPLIIGRGVQGLAMGFIPVGMSLIREITPPRITSMAVAAMSATLGVGGAIGLPLAAWIVQTWDWHALFYVATGLGVLISVAVLVLVPRVNDAVGGRIDVPGAIGLAVGLSAFLIAVSKANDWGWTSGRTLGLGLGGIAVLLVWGVFELRQRDPLVDLRTTARPAVLLTNIAAAAIGFGMMAQSIVLPMLLRLPEATGYGLGQSLLAAGLWMAPGGLMMMIFAPVSGILINRIGAKITLAIGAAILGCGYLLAFFLMDAAWKLMLASIVCAIGVGVGYAAMPTLIMGSVPATEAGAAVGLNGLMRSLGTTIASAVMALILASATISLGGTEVPDESTFTWCFLVAAAAAFVGMAITLTIPARRGSSNVPEEQPLPARH, from the coding sequence ATGAGCCGAGTACGAGGTGCCACGCCGGGACTCACCCGTGACGCCGCCGAAGCCGTCGACAAGGCCCCTGCCGGCGCCGTCGGCAGTGTGGTTGTGCTCTGTTTCGGCGGCCTCGTCGCGTCGCTGATGCAGACACTCATCATCCCGATCCAGCCGGACCTGCCCCGGCTGCTCGGGACATCGATCGGCAACGCGTCGTGGATCATCACCGCCACCCTGCTCGCCGCGGCCGTCGCCATGCCGATCGCCGGGCGACTGGGCGACATGTTCGGCAAGCAGCGCGTGCTGTTCGTCAGCGCGGTCCTGCTCACGCTCGGGTCGTTGATCTGCGCACTCGGCGACACCCTGGTTCCGCTCATCATCGGCCGCGGCGTACAGGGCCTGGCGATGGGGTTCATCCCCGTCGGCATGAGCCTGATCCGCGAGATCACCCCACCCCGGATCACCTCGATGGCCGTGGCCGCCATGAGCGCGACCCTCGGCGTCGGCGGCGCGATCGGCCTGCCGCTGGCGGCCTGGATCGTGCAGACCTGGGACTGGCACGCCCTGTTCTACGTGGCGACCGGTCTGGGCGTGCTCATCAGCGTGGCGGTTCTCGTGCTGGTACCTCGCGTGAACGACGCTGTGGGCGGGCGCATCGACGTCCCGGGCGCCATCGGCCTGGCCGTGGGACTCTCGGCGTTCCTCATCGCGGTGTCGAAGGCCAACGACTGGGGCTGGACCTCGGGACGCACCCTCGGACTCGGACTGGGCGGCATCGCCGTGCTACTCGTGTGGGGTGTCTTCGAACTCCGCCAACGGGATCCGCTGGTCGATCTGCGGACCACCGCACGTCCCGCGGTCCTGCTGACGAACATCGCCGCCGCGGCCATCGGCTTCGGAATGATGGCGCAGTCCATCGTCCTGCCGATGCTCCTCCGCCTACCGGAGGCCACCGGATACGGTCTGGGACAGTCCCTCCTGGCCGCGGGCCTGTGGATGGCACCGGGCGGTCTGATGATGATGATCTTCGCACCCGTCTCGGGCATCCTCATCAACCGGATCGGCGCCAAGATCACGCTTGCCATCGGCGCCGCCATCCTGGGATGCGGTTACCTGCTCGCGTTCTTCCTCATGGACGCCGCCTGGAAACTGATGCTGGCCTCGATCGTGTGCGCGATCGGCGTGGGTGTCGGCTACGCGGCGATGCCGACCCTGATCATGGGGTCGGTGCCGGCGACCGAGGCCGGTGCGGCCGTGGGACTCAACGGCCTCATGCGTTCGCTCGGTACCACGATCGCATCGGCTGTCATGGCCCTGATCCTGGCCAGTGCCACGATCTCACTCGGCGGCACCGAGGTGCCGGACGAATCGACGTTCACGTGGTGCTTCCTGGTGGCGGCCGCGGCGGCGTTCGTCGGCATGGCCATCACACTCACCATCCCGGCGCGCCGTGGATCGTCGAACGTCCCCGAGGAACAGCCGCTTCCGGCTCGGCACTGA
- a CDS encoding GntR family transcriptional regulator yields the protein MGDAGQSEPAYKTLANELRSQIVAGKYAGGVRLPTEVELSQEYALSRQTVRRAFLELVTEGAVYRVPGRGTFATENAGQYLRQLGSIEDLMNLSTDTEMQVLESPARRVDLEAAGRLRLDTDVVYRIVFQRFHDGVPFVVTTVSWPEPVARLVIDAPEVEQGAISDHTMIGLLEPHLADPIEECAQSITATTADATTADRLGCPVGHTVLRVDRLYTDSRGRAVELAVSHFLPEHYTYRVTLRRSGI from the coding sequence GTGGGTGACGCGGGCCAGTCCGAGCCGGCGTACAAGACGCTGGCAAACGAACTGCGATCGCAGATCGTCGCGGGCAAGTACGCCGGCGGCGTGCGGCTGCCGACCGAAGTCGAACTGTCCCAGGAGTACGCGCTCAGCCGGCAGACCGTCCGTCGGGCCTTCCTGGAACTGGTGACCGAGGGGGCGGTGTACCGCGTACCCGGTCGCGGGACGTTCGCGACCGAGAACGCGGGCCAGTACCTGCGCCAACTGGGTTCGATCGAGGACCTGATGAACCTGTCCACCGACACCGAGATGCAGGTGCTCGAATCGCCCGCGCGTCGTGTCGATCTCGAGGCCGCGGGCCGGTTGCGGCTGGACACCGACGTGGTGTACCGCATCGTCTTCCAGCGCTTTCACGACGGTGTCCCGTTCGTCGTGACGACGGTGTCGTGGCCGGAGCCGGTGGCACGTCTGGTGATCGACGCACCCGAGGTCGAGCAGGGCGCGATCAGCGACCACACGATGATCGGTCTGCTCGAACCGCACCTCGCCGATCCGATCGAGGAATGCGCGCAATCGATCACGGCCACGACGGCCGACGCCACGACCGCGGACCGGCTCGGCTGTCCGGTGGGACACACCGTCTTGCGGGTCGACCGGTTGTACACCGATTCCCGCGGGCGGGCAGTCGAACTCGCGGTCAGCCACTTCCTGCCCGAGCACTACACCTACCGGGTGACGCTGCGGCGCAGTGGGATCTGA
- a CDS encoding acyl-CoA dehydrogenase family protein yields the protein MSTLSAEESFLVETVRSFVDREVKPSVQEVEHANEYPEKWIEQMKQIGIYGLAVPEEFGGSPVSMPCYARVTQELARGWMSLAGAMGGHTVVAKLLTLFGTEEQKRTYLPRMATGEMRATMALTEPGGGSDLQAMSTVAKEDGDELVISGSKTWISNARRSGLIALMCKTDPSATPRHKGISIVLVEHGPGLTVSRDLPKLGYKGVESCELSFDGYRAPKSAILGDVPGKGFGQMMKGLETGRIQVACRALGVATAALEDSLAYAQQRESFGQPIWKHQSIGNYLADMATKLTAARQLTWHAAEQFDRGERCDMEAGMAKLYASEVAMEIALNAVRIHGGYGYSTEFDVERYFRDAPLMIVGEGTNEIQRNVIAAQLVSRGGI from the coding sequence ATGAGCACACTCTCCGCCGAAGAGTCCTTCCTCGTCGAGACCGTCCGGTCGTTCGTCGACCGTGAGGTCAAGCCGTCCGTGCAGGAGGTGGAGCACGCCAACGAGTACCCGGAGAAGTGGATCGAGCAGATGAAACAGATCGGAATCTACGGGCTCGCCGTGCCCGAGGAGTTCGGCGGCTCGCCGGTGTCGATGCCGTGCTACGCACGGGTCACTCAGGAACTCGCGCGGGGATGGATGAGTCTGGCGGGCGCGATGGGGGGGCACACCGTCGTCGCGAAACTGCTGACGTTGTTCGGTACCGAGGAGCAGAAGCGGACCTATCTGCCCCGGATGGCCACCGGTGAGATGCGGGCGACCATGGCGCTCACGGAGCCGGGCGGTGGCTCGGATCTGCAGGCGATGTCGACGGTCGCCAAAGAAGACGGTGACGAGCTGGTCATCAGCGGCTCCAAGACGTGGATCAGCAATGCCCGACGTTCGGGGCTCATCGCGCTGATGTGCAAGACCGATCCCTCGGCGACCCCGCGACACAAGGGCATCTCGATCGTGCTGGTGGAACACGGCCCGGGACTGACCGTCTCGCGCGACCTGCCCAAGCTGGGCTACAAGGGTGTCGAGAGCTGCGAGCTGTCCTTCGACGGGTACCGCGCACCGAAATCGGCGATCCTCGGTGACGTCCCCGGCAAGGGCTTCGGTCAGATGATGAAAGGCCTCGAAACGGGTCGAATCCAGGTGGCATGTCGCGCACTGGGTGTCGCGACGGCGGCGCTGGAGGACTCACTGGCCTACGCGCAGCAGCGCGAGTCCTTCGGGCAACCGATCTGGAAGCATCAGTCGATCGGCAACTATCTCGCCGACATGGCAACCAAACTCACCGCTGCTCGTCAGTTGACGTGGCACGCCGCCGAACAGTTCGACAGGGGTGAGCGCTGTGACATGGAAGCCGGCATGGCGAAGCTCTATGCCTCGGAGGTGGCGATGGAGATCGCCCTGAACGCCGTCCGTATCCACGGGGGTTACGGTTACTCGACGGAGTTCGACGTCGAGCGGTACTTCCGCGACGCGCCGCTGATGATCGTCGGTGAAGGCACCAACGAGATCCAGCGCAATGTGATCGCGGCGCAACTGGTCTCGCGCGGGGGTATCTGA
- a CDS encoding HpcH/HpaI aldolase/citrate lyase family protein, producing MAPASDDRKARKALASIADEVVLDLEDAVTPENKNSARAAAADLVAEFGADRAISLRINAIDTQWAAADLAACAQMPNLTSVVLPKADSPADLRSADEQLGRAPVRLQALLESPRGIRDAGAICAATNRLDAVLIGYADLGAALGRAPGLAMHTWHVVQDSVLLAARAAGVDVIDGPHLTIADDEAFRDAKRWVRDLGFDGTWVIHPAQLASAIEIFTPDDAAIEDARRVLDALEKAAAAGAGAAELDGRMLDEALAVAARRVLAKGGSDV from the coding sequence GTGGCACCGGCCTCCGACGACCGCAAGGCCCGCAAGGCGCTGGCCTCGATCGCCGACGAGGTGGTCCTCGACCTCGAAGACGCGGTGACTCCGGAGAACAAGAACTCGGCTCGCGCGGCGGCCGCCGACCTGGTCGCCGAGTTCGGCGCCGATCGTGCGATCTCGTTGCGCATCAACGCCATCGACACACAATGGGCTGCCGCCGACCTCGCCGCGTGCGCCCAGATGCCGAACCTTACGTCGGTGGTACTGCCGAAGGCCGACTCGCCCGCCGATCTCCGGTCCGCCGACGAACAGCTCGGCCGAGCGCCGGTCCGTCTGCAAGCGCTGCTCGAGTCACCTCGCGGCATCCGTGACGCGGGTGCGATCTGCGCGGCGACGAACCGGCTCGACGCCGTCCTGATCGGATACGCCGACCTCGGCGCCGCACTCGGACGCGCCCCCGGCCTGGCGATGCACACCTGGCACGTCGTCCAGGATTCGGTGCTACTCGCCGCGCGCGCGGCCGGCGTGGACGTCATCGACGGACCGCACCTGACCATCGCCGACGACGAGGCCTTCCGAGATGCCAAACGCTGGGTCCGCGACCTCGGCTTCGACGGCACCTGGGTGATCCACCCGGCCCAGCTCGCCAGTGCCATCGAGATCTTCACACCCGACGACGCGGCCATCGAGGACGCGCGACGCGTGCTCGACGCGCTCGAGAAGGCGGCCGCCGCGGGAGCGGGCGCTGCCGAGCTC